The following are from one region of the Paenibacillus antri genome:
- the pucD gene encoding xanthine dehydrogenase subunit D yields the protein MLLHRTSSGARWRVRPDGKEKVTGRLAYLTDLQAERMLYGRVLRSPYPHAWVLSIRTEAAERLPGVRAVATWKDVPGLNKFGIAFPHQPVFCRDRVLYVGDAIAAVAADSDEIAERALSLIEVDYEELPPIDDPEAALRPESPKLHPDGNVLHRTEYRIGDPDAAFEHCAVVVEETYYTPRQMHTYMETEGGLFVPEPDGRLTSYSATQHGLMDLMQLSRILAIPEERIRVVSSPIGGSFGGKDELNVQPYGAILALKTGRPVKLHNSRTESVRAGLKRHPMKIAMKTGVDADGRLVAHRVRIVSDTGAYATLGAEVLNFATEHVVGPYRIEHVDVEGVAVYTNNGVSGEFRGFGGNQAIYALEGQMDRLAAALGMETWTFRSLNLRQYGDPGPLGQRIAQTRGAEQVWEALTKSELYRSGSGTPSDARPWIRTGVGAAIAMHGAGLGFGIPDPGGGVLRLAEDGKIEAIFGYEEFGQGLLATLEQMMTEQFGFAADDLRLVIGDTDVVPNSGSSTASRATSMMWMALRRLRPVFEERLLAEASAAAGLPASALRLGAGGVRAADEEGAIVVSYERLAQTVREPIRCETKLHYPLTPDERVGAHFLYTYAAAAVKVEVDTLTGRVRVLDQYHAVAAGPVANPQGYLGQIEGGSGMAIGFTIMEDAVMRESRYMTTNLDTYLVPTVLDMKGSIQVEAIEELPEDDAYGPRGIGEIGTVALAPAICEAVYQAVGRRLAKLPIDPAELQEMPAFTRDKGGGTDHDG from the coding sequence ATGCTGCTGCATCGGACATCGAGCGGCGCGCGGTGGCGCGTCCGCCCGGACGGGAAAGAGAAGGTGACGGGGCGGCTCGCGTATTTGACGGATCTACAGGCGGAACGCATGCTGTACGGCCGCGTGCTGCGCAGCCCGTATCCCCATGCATGGGTATTGTCGATCCGCACGGAGGCGGCCGAACGGCTGCCCGGCGTGCGAGCAGTCGCGACGTGGAAGGACGTGCCGGGACTGAATAAGTTCGGTATCGCCTTTCCGCACCAGCCGGTATTTTGTCGGGATCGAGTCCTCTACGTCGGCGACGCGATCGCCGCGGTCGCGGCGGACAGCGACGAGATCGCGGAGCGGGCGCTGTCGCTCATTGAAGTCGATTACGAAGAACTCCCGCCGATCGACGATCCGGAGGCGGCGCTGCGGCCGGAGTCGCCGAAGCTGCATCCGGACGGCAATGTGCTGCACCGCACGGAGTACCGCATAGGCGATCCGGACGCCGCGTTCGAGCACTGCGCGGTCGTCGTAGAAGAGACGTACTATACACCGAGACAGATGCATACGTACATGGAAACGGAAGGCGGTCTGTTCGTACCGGAGCCGGACGGTCGCTTGACCTCGTATTCGGCGACCCAACACGGTCTTATGGACCTGATGCAGCTCTCCCGCATCCTCGCGATCCCGGAAGAGCGCATTCGCGTCGTCTCCAGTCCGATCGGCGGCAGCTTCGGCGGTAAGGACGAGTTGAACGTGCAGCCCTACGGCGCCATTCTCGCGCTGAAGACCGGACGGCCGGTCAAACTGCATAACTCCCGGACCGAGTCCGTGCGCGCGGGGTTGAAGCGACACCCGATGAAGATCGCGATGAAGACGGGCGTCGATGCCGACGGACGGCTCGTCGCTCACCGCGTGCGCATCGTCTCCGATACGGGGGCGTACGCGACGCTCGGCGCCGAGGTGCTGAATTTCGCCACCGAACACGTCGTCGGTCCGTACCGGATCGAGCATGTCGACGTCGAAGGGGTCGCGGTCTACACGAACAACGGCGTCTCCGGCGAATTTCGAGGCTTCGGGGGCAATCAAGCCATCTATGCGCTCGAAGGGCAGATGGACCGGCTCGCCGCCGCGCTCGGCATGGAGACTTGGACGTTCCGCAGCTTGAACCTGCGACAATACGGCGACCCGGGGCCGCTCGGACAGCGCATCGCCCAAACCCGCGGCGCCGAACAGGTGTGGGAGGCGTTGACGAAGAGCGAGCTGTATCGGAGCGGCTCCGGAACCCCTTCGGACGCAAGGCCATGGATTCGTACCGGCGTAGGGGCGGCCATCGCCATGCATGGCGCCGGGCTCGGCTTCGGCATTCCGGACCCGGGCGGCGGCGTGCTGCGATTGGCGGAGGACGGCAAGATCGAAGCGATCTTCGGCTACGAGGAGTTCGGGCAGGGGCTGCTCGCGACGCTCGAGCAGATGATGACGGAACAATTCGGCTTCGCCGCGGACGATCTGCGGCTTGTGATCGGCGACACGGACGTCGTGCCGAACAGCGGCTCGAGCACGGCTTCGCGGGCGACCAGCATGATGTGGATGGCGCTTCGGCGGCTGCGTCCCGTCTTCGAGGAGCGGCTGCTCGCCGAGGCGAGCGCCGCTGCGGGGCTCCCTGCGTCGGCGCTCCGCCTCGGCGCCGGCGGCGTTCGGGCGGCGGACGAGGAAGGCGCTATCGTAGTTTCCTACGAACGCCTCGCCCAAACCGTGCGGGAGCCGATCCGCTGCGAGACGAAGCTGCACTATCCGCTGACGCCCGACGAACGGGTCGGCGCCCACTTCTTGTATACGTACGCAGCGGCGGCCGTTAAGGTCGAGGTCGACACGTTGACCGGCCGCGTCCGGGTGCTGGACCAGTACCATGCGGTGGCCGCGGGACCTGTCGCCAATCCGCAGGGGTATCTCGGACAGATCGAAGGCGGCAGCGGCATGGCGATCGGTTTCACGATCATGGAAGACGCCGTTATGAGAGAAAGCCGGTACATGACGACGAATCTGGATACGTATTTGGTGCCGACGGTACTGGATATGAAAGGTTCGATCCAAGTGGAAGCGATCGAGGAGCTTCCGGAGGACGATGCCTACGGACCGCGCGGCATCGGAGAAATCGGGACGGTTGCGCTGGCGCCGGCGATTTGCGAAGCGGTCTATCAGGCGGTCGGCCGCCGCTTGGCGAAGCTGCCGATCGACCCGGCCGAGCTGCAGGAAATGCCGGCGTTCACCCGCGACAAGGGAGGAGGAACCGACCATGATGGATAA
- the uraD gene encoding 2-oxo-4-hydroxy-4-carboxy-5-ureidoimidazoline decarboxylase, producing MSIPLAALNAMGKEMFVETLKDVFEHSPWVAEGAYAAAPFDSVASLRSAMMDVVRNAGEDKVLGLFRAHPDLATRLAISDWSAAEQQGAGLDRLSPAEFEAFSELNRAYVGKFGFPFLFAVRGKTKEDIEEAMRMRLPRSAFEEREQALREIEKIAGFRLVDLIEA from the coding sequence ATGAGCATACCGCTGGCCGCGCTCAACGCGATGGGCAAGGAGATGTTCGTCGAAACGCTGAAGGACGTCTTCGAGCATTCTCCGTGGGTGGCGGAAGGCGCGTACGCCGCGGCGCCGTTCGATTCGGTCGCTTCGCTGCGCAGCGCCATGATGGACGTCGTTCGGAACGCGGGGGAAGACAAGGTGCTCGGATTGTTTCGGGCGCATCCCGACCTCGCGACTCGTCTCGCGATCAGCGATTGGTCCGCGGCGGAACAGCAAGGCGCCGGGCTGGATCGTCTTTCCCCCGCGGAATTCGAAGCATTCTCCGAGCTGAACCGCGCGTACGTGGGGAAATTCGGATTTCCGTTCTTGTTCGCGGTCCGGGGAAAGACGAAGGAGGACATTGAAGAGGCGATGCGGATGCGGCTGCCGCGTTCGGCTTTCGAGGAGAGGGAGCAAGCGCTCCGGGAAATCGAGAAGATCGCCGGCTTTCGTCTGGTTGATTTAATAGAAGCTTAG
- the pucL gene encoding factor-independent urate hydroxylase, whose protein sequence is MLEPVNGRTMYYGKGDVLVYRTYARPLAVAGIPESGFAGCDNVIFAHNITFAVTGEAFLPSFTEGDNSMVVATDSMKNFILRQTAEFEGGTTEALLAFLARRFLEKYPHATSVALTGDRLPFDGVPGSDLVFRRSRNDRASATLTVRRTGDGSLGISSHACALKDLQLIKVSGSSFHGFVRDEYTTLPDSYDRPLFIFLDIGWIYEDPSDAIAPDRGRYVAAEQVRDIAQALFHERNSPSIQSLIYHIGLRVLERFPQLREVRFESNNRTWETVVDAVDGARGGVFTEPRPPYGFQGFSVTKADLPGSGR, encoded by the coding sequence ATGTTGGAACCCGTGAACGGACGCACCATGTATTACGGCAAGGGCGACGTCTTGGTCTATCGCACCTATGCGCGACCTTTGGCGGTGGCGGGCATTCCGGAGTCGGGATTCGCCGGCTGCGACAATGTCATTTTCGCGCATAACATTACATTCGCCGTGACGGGGGAGGCGTTCTTGCCTTCGTTCACGGAAGGGGACAACTCCATGGTCGTGGCGACGGATTCGATGAAAAACTTCATCCTGCGGCAGACGGCGGAATTCGAGGGCGGCACGACGGAGGCGCTGCTTGCGTTCTTGGCTCGGCGCTTCTTGGAAAAGTACCCTCACGCGACGAGCGTCGCGCTGACGGGCGACCGCCTGCCGTTCGACGGCGTGCCCGGCAGCGATCTTGTGTTCCGCCGTTCGCGCAACGATCGCGCTTCGGCGACGCTGACGGTGCGTCGGACCGGCGACGGCAGCTTAGGCATCTCGTCGCATGCGTGCGCGCTCAAGGACCTCCAGCTGATCAAGGTCAGCGGCAGCTCCTTCCACGGCTTCGTGCGGGACGAATATACGACGCTGCCGGACAGTTACGATCGTCCGCTGTTCATCTTCCTCGATATCGGTTGGATCTATGAGGATCCTTCGGACGCCATAGCGCCGGACCGGGGGCGGTACGTCGCCGCCGAACAGGTGCGCGACATCGCTCAGGCTTTGTTCCACGAACGCAACAGCCCGTCGATCCAATCTCTGATTTATCACATCGGCTTGCGCGTGCTGGAACGGTTCCCTCAGCTGCGCGAGGTGCGCTTCGAATCGAACAACCGCACGTGGGAGACGGTGGTAGACGCCGTCGACGGAGCCCGGGGCGGCGTCTTCACGGAGCCGCGTCCGCCGTACGGCTTCCAAGGCTTTTCCGTGACGAAAGCCGATCTGCCGGGGAGCGGACGATGA
- the uraH gene encoding hydroxyisourate hydrolase, translating into MSGRLTTHVLDTAHGRPAAGMRLQLWRREAGAPALLVAVAETNADGRPDAPLLSGASMTRGTYELVFFVGSYYARVSPGSKAFLDEVPVRFTMDAPEEHYHVPLLVAPGGYSTYRGS; encoded by the coding sequence ATGAGCGGCCGGCTGACGACGCATGTGTTGGATACGGCGCATGGCCGCCCCGCCGCCGGCATGAGGCTGCAGCTGTGGCGGAGAGAGGCGGGGGCTCCGGCGCTGCTGGTGGCGGTTGCGGAGACGAACGCGGACGGCCGTCCTGACGCGCCGCTCCTCTCCGGCGCGTCGATGACGCGCGGTACGTATGAGCTCGTGTTTTTTGTCGGCTCGTATTATGCGCGGGTGTCTCCGGGGAGCAAGGCGTTCCTCGACGAGGTGCCGGTTCGGTTTACGATGGATGCGCCGGAAGAGCACTATCATGTGCCCTTGCTGGTCGCGCCGGGAGGCTACAGCACCTACCGCGGAAGTTAA
- a CDS encoding (2Fe-2S)-binding protein yields the protein MDKANDAGLYRLECEINETPITIDVLPSRRLLGVLRDELALTGTKRSCELGRCGACMVLLDGKPVNACLAMAYQCAGARITTIEGIGNPETGLDPVQQAFLEEGGFQCGYCTPGMVVSAKALLAENPSPTDAEIEEALSGNICRCTGYASILRAIRRAIESGKGRRHD from the coding sequence ATGGATAAAGCGAACGACGCCGGCTTGTATCGGTTAGAGTGCGAGATCAACGAGACGCCGATCACGATCGACGTCCTCCCGTCGCGCCGGCTCCTCGGGGTGCTTCGCGATGAATTGGCGCTAACCGGCACGAAGCGGTCCTGCGAGCTCGGTCGCTGCGGCGCCTGCATGGTGCTGCTCGACGGCAAGCCCGTTAACGCATGCCTCGCGATGGCCTACCAATGCGCAGGCGCACGCATTACGACGATCGAGGGAATCGGCAATCCGGAGACGGGGCTCGACCCGGTGCAGCAAGCGTTCCTTGAGGAAGGCGGCTTCCAATGCGGGTACTGCACCCCCGGCATGGTCGTCTCGGCGAAGGCGCTCTTGGCGGAGAATCCGTCGCCGACCGACGCGGAGATCGAAGAAGCGTTATCCGGCAACATTTGCCGATGCACGGGGTACGCCAGCATCTTGAGGGCGATACGCCGCGCGATCGAATCGGGAAAGGGGAGACGGCATGACTGA
- a CDS encoding nucleoside deaminase, which yields MTDGSREQTLRYLRMAVEVSRRARAMGNTPFGAILVDKDGNVVLEQGNIEITESNCTGHAETTLMEAASKRYTKAELRTMTMYTTVEPCAMCAGAMYWGNLGKVVYGVSEKTLLALTGDDETNPTFDLPCREVFARGQKPIVVEGPVPEVESDVLAVHEGYWS from the coding sequence ATGACTGACGGATCGAGGGAGCAGACGCTCCGTTATTTACGTATGGCGGTCGAAGTGTCGCGGCGCGCCCGAGCCATGGGGAATACGCCGTTCGGGGCGATTCTGGTCGACAAGGACGGCAACGTCGTGCTTGAGCAGGGAAATATCGAAATTACGGAATCGAACTGCACGGGGCATGCGGAGACGACGTTGATGGAAGCCGCTTCGAAGCGGTACACGAAGGCGGAGCTGCGGACCATGACGATGTATACGACCGTCGAGCCGTGCGCGATGTGCGCCGGAGCGATGTATTGGGGGAATCTCGGGAAGGTCGTATACGGCGTATCGGAGAAGACGCTTCTGGCGCTTACCGGCGACGACGAGACGAACCCTACGTTCGACTTGCCATGTCGGGAAGTGTTCGCCCGTGGGCAGAAGCCGATCGTCGTGGAGGGTCCCGTTCCCGAGGTAGAATCGGACGTCCTGGCCGTGCATGAGGGGTATTGGTCATGA